Proteins encoded by one window of Chryseobacterium aquaeductus:
- a CDS encoding CheR family methyltransferase: MLEPSIVKDEEIEFLIKDVYDLYGYDFSLYSRASFKRRVNRICVIDRFTSFAELRYTIINDPDYLKHFIEEITVNVTEMFRDPHFFKKLKEEILPQLGTYPLIRIWVAGCSTGEEAYSIAILLKEANLYHKCLIYGTDINPSVLETARSGVFPMYQMKTYSENYILSGGKEDFSDYYTANYDSVRFDKSLQEKLILSTHNLVSDSSFNSFQLIICRNVLIYFEKGLQERVFHLFDTSLENLGYLALGSKETLRFSNLDKSYHQIGNHKIWKKVDHNN; encoded by the coding sequence ATGCTGGAACCAAGTATCGTAAAAGACGAAGAAATTGAATTTCTGATCAAAGATGTGTACGATCTGTACGGATACGATTTTTCTTTGTACAGCAGAGCTTCATTTAAACGTCGTGTCAACCGTATTTGTGTGATCGATCGGTTTACGAGTTTTGCAGAACTGCGATATACGATTATTAATGATCCGGATTATCTGAAGCATTTCATCGAAGAAATTACTGTCAATGTAACAGAAATGTTCCGTGATCCCCATTTTTTTAAAAAATTGAAAGAGGAAATTCTTCCCCAATTGGGAACTTATCCTTTAATCAGAATTTGGGTTGCCGGTTGCTCTACAGGTGAAGAAGCATATTCGATAGCAATTTTGTTGAAAGAAGCCAATCTTTACCACAAATGCCTGATTTATGGTACAGACATCAATCCTTCCGTTTTAGAGACAGCAAGATCCGGAGTTTTTCCTATGTATCAAATGAAAACATATTCCGAAAATTACATACTGTCGGGTGGTAAAGAAGATTTTTCAGATTACTACACAGCAAATTACGACAGTGTGAGATTTGACAAAAGTCTTCAGGAAAAACTTATTTTGTCTACACACAATCTGGTATCAGACAGTTCGTTCAATAGCTTTCAGCTTATAATTTGTAGAAATGTTTTGATTTATTTTGAAAAAGGTTTGCAAGAGCGTGTATTTCATCTTTTTGATACTAGCTTAGAAAATTTGGGCTATCTTGCATTAGGTTCTAAAGAGACATTGAGGTTTTCAAATTTAGATAAATCTTATCATCAAATTGGTAATCACAAAATTTGGAAAAAAGTAGATCATAATAATTGA
- a CDS encoding transposase, giving the protein MRTSKFTDSQILAILKEYETGQTAKELSRKYGFHYQTLHDWKKKFSGINSTKELAKIKELESENNRLKKMFANLSLEHEALKDVLSKKW; this is encoded by the coding sequence ATGAGAACGAGCAAATTTACAGACAGCCAAATTTTGGCTATTTTAAAGGAGTATGAGACGGGGCAAACTGCCAAAGAATTGTCTCGGAAATATGGATTCCATTATCAGACTTTGCACGATTGGAAAAAGAAATTCAGCGGGATTAATTCTACCAAAGAATTGGCAAAAATTAAAGAACTGGAATCAGAGAATAATCGCTTGAAAAAGATGTTTGCCAATCTTAGTCTGGAACATGAAGCACTGAAAGACGTACTCTCAAAAAAGTGGTAA
- a CDS encoding response regulator, giving the protein MNKKKILIFDDDKVILEVISIIFEEGGYEVEISETSHDIIQKVSQFRPDVILMDNWIPNIGGVEATKLLKSHADYKHIPVIYVTANNDIVSLAKSAQADDYVAKPFNLEDLEEKVAKYIKD; this is encoded by the coding sequence ATGAACAAGAAGAAAATTTTGATTTTTGATGATGATAAAGTTATTCTTGAAGTGATCAGCATCATTTTTGAAGAAGGCGGTTACGAGGTCGAAATTTCGGAAACATCCCACGATATTATACAGAAAGTTTCACAATTTCGACCAGATGTCATCCTTATGGATAATTGGATTCCCAACATCGGTGGCGTGGAAGCTACAAAATTGCTGAAAAGTCATGCAGATTATAAACATATTCCTGTAATTTATGTCACCGCAAATAACGACATTGTTTCGCTGGCAAAAAGTGCACAGGCAGATGATTATGTGGCAAAACCTTTTAATCTGGAAGATTTGGAAGAGAAAGTGGCAAAGTATATCAAGGATTAA
- a CDS encoding TonB-dependent receptor yields MQAIYCRIFTTIGLSVFSITAFAQERRTISGTVRDGKNGELVIGATIKVEEDPTISVIANEYGFYSISLPEGNYTVAVAYGGYENYRQTVQLNQNVKLDLILSQEKERTAQIEEVIVSAVKKDQNLTSAQMGTETLSIKSIEKLPVLFGEKDVLKTIQLLPGIKSNGEGSSGFSVRGGATDQNLILLDEAPVYNASHLLGFFSTFNSDALKDASIIKGNSPAQYGGRLSSVMDVKMKDGNNKDYNVNGGIGLISSRLSVEGPIQKEKSSFIVSGRRTYADVFLKATDDFKNSKLYFYDLNLKANYQINENNRLYISGYFGRDVLGLGNTFATDWGNTTATVRWNSILNSKLFSNTSFIYSNYDYKVSLSSNDNTFGLDSQIQDWNLKQDFTWFAGNNHSVRFGLQSIYHTITPSSASGTSVSSFPRNSRYSWENAFYINDDFKANEKLTINYGLRLSMFSVLGGDNFNIYENGVLTGGQFLEKGKFGKTYVNLEPRITANYRINEVSSIKGGYARNTQNLHLLSNSSSGNPTDQWIGSSYTVKPEIADQISAGYSRNFNNNNYEVNAEIYYKSMQNQIDFKNGAEITFDAAADVEGELLFGKGRAYGLELIAKKKNGKLTGWISYTLSKTERKINGINNNDWYNARQDKTHDLSVVATYELTPKWSFSGLFVYSTGNAVTFPTGKYELQGQTIFQYSDRNADRMPAYHRMDLSATYEPGKNKRFQSSWSFGIYNLYGRENAYTITFEDNPDKPGTTRALQTSLFKFVPNITYNFKF; encoded by the coding sequence ATGCAAGCAATCTATTGTAGAATTTTTACCACGATCGGTCTGTCGGTTTTCAGCATCACAGCTTTTGCTCAGGAAAGGCGAACAATTAGCGGAACGGTAAGAGACGGGAAAAATGGTGAGCTCGTTATCGGAGCGACTATAAAAGTAGAAGAAGATCCCACAATCAGTGTGATAGCCAATGAATATGGCTTTTATTCTATTTCTCTTCCGGAAGGTAATTATACTGTTGCCGTGGCGTATGGTGGTTATGAAAATTACAGACAAACCGTACAGCTTAACCAGAATGTGAAACTTGATCTTATTCTCAGCCAGGAAAAAGAAAGAACGGCACAGATCGAAGAAGTTATTGTTTCTGCAGTAAAAAAAGATCAAAATCTGACCTCTGCCCAGATGGGAACAGAAACCTTAAGTATCAAAAGTATAGAGAAACTTCCTGTTTTGTTTGGCGAAAAAGATGTTTTGAAAACCATTCAGCTTCTACCGGGAATCAAAAGCAATGGTGAAGGCAGCAGCGGATTCAGTGTGAGAGGTGGTGCAACCGACCAGAATTTGATTTTGTTGGATGAAGCTCCGGTTTACAACGCTTCGCATTTATTAGGATTTTTCAGCACGTTTAATAGTGACGCTTTGAAAGACGCAAGCATTATTAAAGGAAACAGCCCTGCACAATATGGTGGTCGACTTTCCTCGGTGATGGATGTCAAAATGAAAGACGGAAACAATAAAGATTACAACGTCAATGGAGGAATAGGATTGATCAGCAGCCGATTGAGCGTTGAAGGACCAATTCAAAAAGAAAAATCTTCATTTATCGTTTCAGGAAGACGAACGTATGCCGATGTTTTCTTAAAAGCGACAGACGATTTCAAAAACAGTAAGCTTTATTTTTATGATTTAAATCTAAAAGCTAATTACCAGATCAACGAAAACAACCGTTTGTATATTTCAGGATATTTCGGAAGAGACGTTTTAGGGTTAGGAAATACCTTTGCGACCGATTGGGGAAATACCACAGCAACAGTACGTTGGAACAGTATTCTCAATAGCAAATTATTCTCCAATACCTCATTCATTTACAGCAACTACGATTATAAAGTAAGTCTTTCCAGCAACGACAATACATTCGGATTAGATTCACAAATTCAGGATTGGAATCTGAAGCAGGATTTCACTTGGTTTGCAGGAAATAATCATTCCGTTCGTTTTGGTTTACAGTCTATCTATCATACAATTACACCAAGCAGTGCTTCGGGAACGAGTGTAAGCAGTTTCCCCAGAAATTCCAGATATTCTTGGGAAAATGCATTCTACATTAATGATGATTTTAAAGCAAATGAGAAACTTACGATCAATTATGGCTTAAGGTTATCCATGTTCAGCGTTTTAGGCGGAGACAATTTTAATATTTACGAAAATGGAGTTTTAACTGGCGGACAATTTTTAGAAAAAGGAAAATTCGGTAAAACTTATGTTAATCTTGAGCCTAGAATCACAGCCAATTACAGAATAAATGAAGTGAGCAGCATCAAGGGAGGATACGCAAGAAATACGCAAAATCTGCATTTACTCAGTAACAGCAGCAGCGGAAATCCTACCGACCAGTGGATTGGAAGCAGCTACACTGTAAAACCTGAAATTGCAGATCAGATCAGTGCAGGATACAGCAGGAATTTCAATAACAATAATTATGAAGTGAATGCCGAGATTTATTACAAATCGATGCAAAATCAAATCGATTTTAAAAACGGAGCGGAGATTACCTTTGACGCCGCAGCTGATGTAGAAGGCGAATTGTTGTTTGGTAAAGGAAGAGCTTACGGTTTAGAATTAATTGCAAAAAAGAAAAACGGAAAATTAACAGGCTGGATTTCTTATACGTTATCAAAAACAGAAAGAAAAATAAACGGCATCAATAATAATGACTGGTACAACGCAAGACAAGATAAGACCCACGATTTATCAGTTGTTGCAACATACGAACTGACTCCTAAATGGTCTTTTTCGGGATTGTTTGTGTACAGTACAGGGAATGCTGTGACTTTCCCGACCGGAAAATATGAATTGCAGGGTCAAACTATTTTTCAATACAGCGACAGAAATGCAGACAGAATGCCTGCTTACCACAGAATGGATTTGAGTGCAACCTATGAACCCGGAAAAAACAAACGTTTTCAGAGTTCTTGGTCTTTTGGTATTTACAATCTTTACGGACGAGAAAATGCCTACACCATTACTTTTGAAGACAATCCTGATAAACCGGGAACCACTCGTGCTTTACAAACCTCTCTCTTCAAATTTGTACCTAACATAACTTATAATTTCAAATTTTAG
- a CDS encoding (2Fe-2S)-binding protein, translating into MSDHTNHSRRSFLKSTAIVALFASIPTSVKAFYHDVKDFILPKKSILPIKISVNQKIHEIKTDSRSTLLDVLRENLNLTGTKKGCDHGQCGACTVHIDGERALSCLTLAAMVPGKEITTIEGLSTREQLHPMQTAFIECDGFQCGYCTPGQIMSAVACVKEGHTNSVEEIKEFMSGNLCRCGAYNGIVESIQKVAAL; encoded by the coding sequence ATGTCTGACCATACCAATCACAGCAGAAGATCTTTCCTGAAAAGTACGGCAATTGTAGCACTTTTTGCTTCAATACCTACATCAGTAAAAGCTTTTTATCATGACGTGAAAGACTTTATACTTCCAAAAAAAAGTATTTTGCCTATCAAAATTTCTGTCAACCAAAAAATTCATGAGATCAAAACAGACAGCCGTTCAACGCTTTTAGATGTTCTGCGTGAAAATCTAAATCTCACAGGAACTAAAAAAGGTTGCGACCACGGTCAATGTGGTGCGTGTACCGTTCATATTGACGGAGAAAGAGCTTTGAGTTGTTTAACATTAGCAGCAATGGTTCCCGGAAAAGAGATAACTACGATCGAAGGTCTATCAACCAGAGAACAACTTCATCCTATGCAGACAGCATTTATTGAGTGTGATGGTTTCCAGTGCGGATATTGTACTCCGGGACAAATCATGTCAGCAGTCGCCTGCGTGAAAGAAGGTCATACCAATTCTGTTGAAGAAATAAAAGAATTTATGAGCGGTAATCTCTGTCGTTGTGGTGCCTACAACGGAATTGTTGAATCTATACAAAAAGTTGCAGCATTATGA
- a CDS encoding DUF4249 domain-containing protein codes for MKNICLLIISLFFFTNCEKEIDLDLDDRSGNIVIEANVTDQAGPYYVKITKSVAFTAGNTYPVVNNAVVILSDDNGQTETLNYIGEGFYETVNFTTAPGRTYTLKVTAEGKEFTAKSTMPQPVLLENLQQDSFEVAGELSYTLLPIFTDPSTLGNRYLFSYTLNSNPNKTFEAFSDNVNNGSVNQRPLLLPNDDEDGISEKTKVGDIINVEMQCIDAAVYTYYTSLLEIIGGGGPGGGITPTNPPSNITNGALGYFSAHTVSKKSYVIQ; via the coding sequence ATGAAAAATATATGTTTACTCATCATATCGCTATTTTTTTTCACAAACTGTGAGAAAGAAATAGATCTTGATCTTGATGACAGAAGCGGAAATATCGTCATAGAAGCTAATGTAACAGACCAAGCGGGACCTTATTATGTGAAAATAACAAAATCTGTGGCATTTACAGCAGGTAATACATATCCTGTTGTGAATAATGCTGTTGTGATTTTAAGTGACGATAACGGACAAACCGAAACCTTAAATTATATTGGGGAAGGTTTTTATGAAACAGTCAATTTCACTACTGCACCCGGAAGAACATACACTTTAAAAGTTACGGCAGAAGGAAAAGAATTTACCGCAAAAAGTACAATGCCACAACCTGTTTTACTTGAGAATCTACAGCAGGATTCTTTTGAAGTTGCAGGCGAATTGTCATATACACTTTTACCGATTTTTACGGATCCGAGTACTTTAGGAAACAGGTATCTTTTTAGCTACACGCTCAACAGTAATCCAAATAAAACGTTTGAGGCCTTTTCGGATAATGTCAACAACGGATCGGTGAATCAAAGACCTTTGCTGCTTCCCAATGACGACGAAGATGGAATAAGTGAGAAAACAAAAGTGGGAGACATTATTAATGTTGAAATGCAATGTATTGATGCGGCTGTTTATACCTATTACACTTCTTTATTAGAGATTATCGGTGGCGGTGGTCCCGGTGGCGGAATCACGCCTACTAATCCGCCAAGCAATATTACAAATGGTGCTTTAGGATACTTTTCTGCGCATACAGTGAGTAAAAAAAGTTACGTGATTCAGTAA
- a CDS encoding IS3 family transposase: MVKPATKREVVTYLVSEYPMNIRQACKSLNLERSSYYYHPKRKDDTDVIDCLNHLSEKHPSYGFKKMFHSLRNEGFGWNHKKVYRVYKKLGLNILRKSRRRLASRERQNLEVPEKYNEVWSMDFMSDSLFNSRRFRTLNIIDDYNRESIWIEVGLSIGAMHMTDLLEWIVKERGKPKAIRTDNGPEFTSSVFTSWCHKHRIEIRYIQPGKPVQNAFIERFNRSYRTEVLDARIFNNLVEVREITSDWMEHYNNNRPHESLGNLSPMQYLLKKENSSDGNPNTEFSPFQQILPTSTTE, translated from the coding sequence GTGGTAAAGCCTGCCACAAAACGGGAAGTGGTCACTTATCTAGTTTCGGAATATCCGATGAACATTCGGCAGGCGTGTAAATCTTTGAATTTGGAGCGAAGCAGCTATTACTATCATCCCAAAAGAAAAGATGATACGGACGTAATTGATTGCCTGAATCATCTTTCTGAAAAGCATCCCAGCTATGGATTCAAGAAAATGTTTCACAGTCTTCGTAATGAGGGTTTTGGTTGGAATCATAAGAAAGTATATAGAGTTTACAAGAAACTGGGACTGAATATTTTGAGAAAAAGCAGGAGAAGACTTGCTTCAAGAGAAAGACAAAACTTGGAAGTTCCTGAAAAATACAATGAAGTTTGGAGTATGGACTTTATGAGTGATTCTTTGTTTAACTCAAGACGATTCAGAACGTTGAACATTATTGATGATTATAACAGAGAATCGATTTGGATTGAAGTTGGGCTTTCCATTGGAGCAATGCATATGACCGATCTATTGGAATGGATTGTAAAGGAAAGAGGAAAACCGAAAGCAATACGAACAGATAATGGTCCCGAGTTTACGAGTTCTGTTTTCACGAGTTGGTGTCATAAACACAGAATTGAAATCCGGTACATTCAACCGGGAAAACCTGTTCAGAATGCTTTTATTGAAAGGTTCAACAGAAGCTATAGGACGGAGGTTCTGGATGCAAGAATCTTCAATAATTTGGTAGAAGTACGGGAAATAACTTCTGATTGGATGGAGCATTACAATAATAACAGACCTCATGAAAGCTTGGGAAACCTATCTCCAATGCAGTATTTGTTGAAAAAGGAAAACTCGTCAGACGGTAATCCCAACACCGAGTTTTCTCCTTTTCAACAAATTTTGCCAACATCAACAACAGAATGA
- a CDS encoding chemotaxis protein CheB, producing MDIPTTYTELIVIGGSAGSLQVIMEMIKNLDQNLDFPIVLIVHRKAHSTSILPTLLQQFTPMEVIEIEDKTEIQKNKIYIVPADYHLLFEDKKTVSLDSSEKMNYSRPSIDVTFKSAAETFGENLIGILLSGANADGVEGLKYIKKNNGQVWIQIPETAEVDYMPKHAVDQVGFDLLFEPKDLAELIAQSNRIK from the coding sequence ATGGATATACCAACTACATATACCGAATTAATCGTGATCGGAGGATCTGCCGGAAGTTTGCAGGTCATCATGGAAATGATTAAAAATTTAGATCAAAATCTGGATTTCCCTATTGTTTTGATCGTTCACAGAAAAGCGCACTCAACAAGTATTTTACCAACTCTTTTGCAGCAGTTTACACCAATGGAGGTCATTGAGATAGAGGATAAAACAGAAATTCAAAAGAATAAAATTTACATCGTTCCTGCAGATTATCATTTGTTGTTTGAAGATAAAAAAACAGTATCATTAGACAGTTCAGAAAAAATGAATTATTCTCGGCCGTCTATAGATGTCACCTTCAAATCTGCAGCAGAAACTTTTGGCGAAAATCTTATTGGAATTCTTCTTTCCGGAGCTAATGCAGATGGAGTGGAAGGTTTAAAATATATAAAAAAAAATAATGGTCAAGTTTGGATTCAGATTCCTGAAACTGCTGAAGTAGATTATATGCCCAAGCACGCAGTTGACCAGGTGGGTTTTGATCTGCTGTTTGAGCCTAAAGATTTGGCAGAGCTTATCGCTCAGTCAAATAGAATTAAATAA
- a CDS encoding FAD binding domain-containing protein: MKPFTFEKAKNPAEALKLKLANKDYVAGGTNIVDLLKKNIAQPDGMIDISTSLSNEIKVSGKSVSIGSMVRNTALTTNTELIKNFPLITKSVLAGASPQIRNMASTAGNLLQRTRCPYFYDVTTPCNKRKKGSGCSALNGDNKMSAIVGYSEDCVAVHPSDLCISLSALDANVYGLNSKNEKFVIPFKDFHKLPGNTPWMDNTLPQNSLITHIEVPKNEFHKKYSYVKLRERTSYAFAMISVASALQMDGNTIKEARLASGGVAHKPWRWYEVEDYLKGKKASDEVFKKASEIAVEKVKPLSQNAYKVPMLKGAIELALQNAVKL, from the coding sequence ATGAAACCATTTACATTTGAAAAAGCAAAAAATCCTGCTGAAGCTTTAAAGTTGAAACTCGCTAATAAAGATTATGTAGCAGGAGGAACAAATATCGTTGATCTTCTGAAAAAAAATATTGCCCAACCGGACGGGATGATAGATATTTCAACCTCACTATCTAACGAAATTAAGGTTTCTGGAAAATCTGTCAGTATCGGTTCGATGGTTCGAAACACGGCGTTGACGACGAATACTGAACTTATAAAAAACTTTCCTTTGATTACCAAATCTGTTTTGGCAGGAGCATCTCCGCAAATCCGAAACATGGCGAGTACTGCCGGAAATTTGTTGCAGAGAACACGTTGTCCTTACTTTTATGATGTTACAACACCTTGCAATAAAAGGAAAAAAGGAAGTGGCTGCAGTGCTTTGAATGGTGATAATAAAATGAGTGCGATCGTAGGATACAGCGAAGATTGTGTTGCCGTACATCCTTCAGATTTGTGTATTTCGTTAAGTGCTTTAGATGCAAACGTTTACGGACTTAATTCTAAAAACGAAAAGTTTGTGATTCCATTTAAAGATTTTCATAAGCTGCCGGGAAATACTCCGTGGATGGACAATACTTTGCCGCAAAATTCTTTGATAACGCATATTGAAGTTCCAAAAAATGAATTTCATAAAAAATATTCTTACGTAAAATTGCGTGAACGTACTTCGTACGCTTTCGCCATGATTTCTGTAGCATCTGCGTTACAAATGGACGGAAATACCATAAAAGAAGCAAGATTGGCATCTGGCGGAGTTGCCCACAAACCTTGGAGATGGTACGAAGTCGAAGATTATCTGAAAGGGAAAAAAGCATCAGATGAAGTATTTAAAAAAGCATCAGAAATTGCAGTAGAAAAAGTGAAACCGCTTTCTCAGAATGCTTACAAAGTTCCCATGCTGAAAGGCGCAATTGAACTTGCTTTACAAAACGCTGTGAAATTATAA
- a CDS encoding response regulator yields MNKKILIVDDDPRNIFALKLTLKARGFKIESCTMAQEAIQILDKNLGIDLVLMDMMMPEMDGYEAVKIIRKTHNIKHIPVIAVTAQAMEEDRQKCLDAGAQDYVKKPIDVDQLLNAIEKLL; encoded by the coding sequence ATGAACAAGAAAATTTTGATTGTGGACGATGATCCACGTAATATATTTGCATTAAAACTGACGCTGAAAGCTCGTGGTTTTAAGATTGAAAGCTGTACGATGGCGCAGGAAGCAATACAGATTTTAGATAAAAATCTTGGGATTGATCTGGTGCTTATGGATATGATGATGCCGGAAATGGACGGCTATGAAGCTGTGAAAATAATCCGCAAAACACACAACATAAAGCACATTCCTGTGATTGCAGTCACTGCGCAGGCAATGGAAGAAGACCGACAAAAATGTCTGGATGCCGGAGCTCAGGATTATGTAAAAAAGCCGATTGATGTAGATCAGTTGCTCAATGCCATCGAAAAACTGTTGTAA